From a single Larimichthys crocea isolate SSNF chromosome XIII, L_crocea_2.0, whole genome shotgun sequence genomic region:
- the pitpnc1b gene encoding cytoplasmic phosphatidylinositol transfer protein 1b has product MLMKEYRICMPLTVDEYRIGQLYMISKHSCEQSGGGEGVEVVRNESDIHQQYGPGQLTEKRIYLSSKLPSWAKAFVPRSFYITEKAWNFYPYTITEYSVSFLPKFSIRIETRFENNNGDNGNVFGDTPTPAENVSFLDILSDPIPEKHYKETEDLSRWQSSKTGRGPLEKGWRDDHKPIMCSYKRVQCSFEVYGFQTRTEEFIHKVIRDILLVGHRQAVAWIDEWHGLSLEEVRKYEQAMQEKTNSKVKSSQNNTGPPPASRPAYSRSISVTDERSLKKMGVTTVTMSDPSASSLPHSPVRLNSTPE; this is encoded by the exons ATGTTGATGAAAGAATACCGCATATGTATGCCACTGACTGTGGATGAG TACAGGATTGGGCAGCTGTATATGATCAGTAAGCACAGCTGTGAGCAGAGTGGTGGGGGAgaaggggtggaggtggtgaggaATGAGTCAGATATTCACCAACAGTACGGCCCGGGACAGCTGACCGAGAAGCGAATCTACCTCAGCAG TAAACTGCCATCCTGGGCGAAAGCCTTCGTCCCGCGATCCTTCTACATTACAGAAAAGGCCTGGAACTTCTACCCATACACcatcacag AGTACTCA GTATCATTCCTCCCCAAGTTCAGCATCCGTATTGAGACGAGATTCGAGAACAACAACGGCGATAACGGGAAT GTGTTTGGGGACACGCCAACCCCAGCGGAGAATGTCAGTTTTCTGGATATCCTGAGTGACCCCATCCCTGAAAAGcactacaaagagacagag GACCTGAGTCGCTGGCAGTCAAGTAAAACTGGTCGAGGGCCTCTGGAGAAAGGCTGGAGAGACGACCACAAGCCCATTATGTGCTCCTATAAGAGGGTGCAGTGCAGCTTTGAGGTGTACGGCTTCCAAACCAGGACTGAGGAGTTCATACATAAA GTCATCCGAGACATTCTTCTGGTTGGCCACAGGCAAGCAGTAGCGTGGATAGACGAATGGCACG GGCTGAGtttggaggaggtgagaaaGTACGAACAGGCGATGCAAGAGAAGACCAACAGCAAAGTCAAATCCAGCCAGAACAACACAG GTCCACCGCCTGCCTCTCGTCCCGCGTACTCTCGCTCCATCTCTGTGACAGATGAGCGTTCCCTGAAGAAGATGGGAGTGACGACAGTGACCATGTCTGacccctctgcctcctctttgCCTCACAGCCCTGTTCGCCTCAATTCCACCCCAGAATGA